A genomic region of Pseudomonas migulae contains the following coding sequences:
- the ribA gene encoding GTP cyclohydrolase II, which yields MPVVFVAASKLPTPFAQFTMHGFLDEENGREHVVLSLGEFDDGAPVLGRLHSECLTGDALFSQRCDCGSQLEAALQAIAREGRGVLLYLRQEGRGIGLLNKIRAYELQDGGADTVEANERLGFAADQRDYAMCLPMLEHLGVKALRLMTNNPRKVKALTDMGIVVAERVPLHTGHNPHNKLYLATKASKLDHMMGNEHQGEVDRA from the coding sequence GTGCCTGTCGTTTTTGTCGCCGCTTCCAAGCTGCCAACGCCTTTTGCGCAATTCACCATGCACGGCTTTCTCGATGAAGAAAACGGGCGCGAGCACGTCGTGCTGAGCCTCGGTGAGTTCGACGACGGTGCCCCTGTACTCGGCCGCTTGCACTCCGAATGCCTGACTGGCGATGCCTTGTTCAGCCAGCGTTGCGACTGCGGTTCGCAACTCGAGGCCGCGTTGCAGGCCATCGCCCGTGAAGGCCGTGGCGTGTTGCTGTACTTGCGTCAGGAAGGCCGCGGCATTGGCCTGCTGAACAAGATCCGCGCATATGAATTGCAGGACGGCGGCGCCGACACCGTTGAAGCCAACGAGCGTCTGGGCTTTGCCGCCGACCAGCGCGACTACGCCATGTGCCTGCCGATGCTTGAGCATCTGGGCGTGAAAGCCCTGCGTCTGATGACCAACAACCCGCGCAAGGTCAAAGCGTTGACCGACATGGGCATCGTGGTCGCCGAACGCGTGCCGTTGCACACTGGCCACAATCCGCACAACAAACTTTACCTGGCCACCAAGGCCAGCAAGCTTGACCACATGATGGGCAACGAGCACCAGGGCGAGGTAGACCGGGCGTGA
- a CDS encoding cobalamin-binding protein, with protein MRRIGLAVLLLAVSGSVGAVERVVSLAPSLSEIVVELGSADLLVGVLDAGDRPPELKDLPSVGRYGQLDMERLLSLKPDLLLLWPGSVGPAQREQLKRLNIPTYVAAPHNLEQLTEQIESIAVQLGRPERGVALAGDLRQRLESLRQRYRRDEPLRVFYQVWDRPLYTVGGGQIISDALDVCGARNVFADLTLPAPQVSVEAVLQRNPEVILAGDQAQLEAWKAWPQVAAVAQGQLKLVTDKGLERPSGQMIEATARLCQVIAPDR; from the coding sequence ATGCGCCGCATCGGGCTGGCGGTTTTGCTGCTGGCCGTCAGCGGTTCGGTGGGGGCCGTCGAGCGCGTCGTCAGCCTCGCGCCATCGCTGTCTGAAATCGTTGTTGAACTGGGCTCGGCGGATCTTCTGGTCGGTGTGCTTGACGCCGGCGATCGTCCACCCGAACTCAAAGACCTTCCTTCCGTTGGCCGCTACGGCCAGTTGGACATGGAACGGCTGCTCAGCCTGAAACCCGATTTGCTACTGCTCTGGCCCGGCAGTGTCGGCCCGGCCCAGCGTGAACAACTCAAGCGCTTGAATATCCCGACTTACGTCGCTGCCCCGCACAACCTTGAACAACTGACTGAACAAATCGAGTCGATTGCCGTGCAGCTCGGCAGGCCCGAACGTGGCGTTGCACTGGCTGGGGATTTGCGTCAGCGCCTCGAATCACTGCGCCAGCGTTATCGACGGGACGAACCGTTGCGGGTGTTTTATCAGGTCTGGGATCGTCCGCTGTACACCGTTGGTGGCGGGCAGATCATCAGCGATGCGCTGGACGTGTGCGGCGCGCGCAATGTGTTTGCCGACCTGACCCTGCCGGCGCCGCAGGTCAGCGTGGAAGCGGTGTTGCAGCGTAATCCCGAGGTGATTCTGGCCGGTGATCAGGCGCAGCTGGAGGCGTGGAAGGCCTGGCCGCAAGTGGCGGCGGTGGCGCAGGGGCAGTTGAAATTGGTGACGGACAAGGGGCTGGAGCGGCCGAGTGGGCAGATGATCGAGGCGACGGCCAGGTTGTGCCAAGTCATCGCGCCCGACCGCTAA
- the dxs gene encoding 1-deoxy-D-xylulose-5-phosphate synthase: MPTTFHEIPRKRPTTPLLDRANTPDGLRRLGEAELETLADELRLELLYTVGQTGGHFGAGLGVIELTIALHYVFDTPDDRLVWDVGHQAYPHKILTGRRERMGTLRQKDGVAAFPRRSESEYDTFGVGHSSTSISAALGMAIAARLQNSDRKAIAVIGDGALTAGMAFEALNHAPEVNANMLVILNDNDMSISRNVGGLSNYLAKILSSRTYASMREGSKKVLSRLPGAWEIARRTEEYAKGMLVPGTLFEELGWNYIGPIDGHDLPTLIATLRNMRDLKGPQFLHVVTKKGKGFAPAEVDPIGYHAITKLEPVDAPAAAPKKAGGPKYSGVFGEWLCDMAASDPRLVGITPAMKEGSDLVAFSERFPLRYFDVAIAEQHAVTLAAGMACEGAKPVVAIYSTFLQRGYDQLIHDVAVQNLDVLFAIDRAGLVGEDGPTHAGSFDLSFLRCIPGMLVMTPSDENELRKMLTTGHLYNGPAAVRYPRGNGPNATIEKDLQPIEIGKGVVRRQGSKVALLVFGVQLAEALKVAETLDATVVDMRFVKPLDEELVREIAGSHELLVTIEENAIMGGAGGAVSEFLARENILKSMLHLGLPDSYVEHAKPAQMLAECGLDEAGIEASVRQRLQLLNI; encoded by the coding sequence ATGCCCACGACGTTTCATGAGATTCCCCGCAAGCGCCCGACCACGCCCCTGCTCGACCGTGCCAACACGCCGGACGGCCTGCGCCGGTTAGGCGAAGCCGAGCTGGAAACCCTGGCCGATGAGTTGCGCCTGGAATTGCTCTATACGGTCGGTCAGACCGGCGGGCATTTCGGTGCTGGCCTGGGCGTCATCGAGCTGACCATCGCGTTGCATTACGTCTTCGACACCCCGGACGACCGGCTGGTGTGGGACGTGGGTCATCAGGCTTATCCGCACAAAATCCTCACCGGCCGTCGCGAGCGCATGGGCACCCTGCGCCAGAAGGACGGTGTTGCAGCCTTCCCGCGCCGTTCCGAAAGCGAGTACGACACCTTTGGCGTCGGCCACTCCAGCACCTCGATCAGCGCAGCGCTGGGAATGGCCATTGCCGCCCGCCTGCAGAACAGTGATCGCAAGGCGATTGCGGTGATCGGCGACGGCGCGTTGACCGCCGGCATGGCCTTCGAGGCGCTGAACCACGCGCCCGAAGTGAACGCCAACATGCTGGTGATCCTCAACGACAACGACATGTCGATCTCGCGCAACGTCGGCGGCTTGTCGAATTACCTGGCGAAAATCCTTTCCAGCCGCACCTACGCGAGCATGCGTGAAGGCAGCAAAAAGGTCCTTTCGCGTCTGCCCGGCGCCTGGGAAATCGCCCGTCGCACCGAAGAATACGCCAAAGGCATGCTGGTTCCCGGCACGCTGTTCGAAGAGCTGGGCTGGAACTATATCGGCCCGATCGACGGCCACGACCTGCCGACCCTGATCGCCACCCTGCGTAACATGCGCGATCTGAAAGGCCCGCAATTCCTCCACGTCGTCACCAAGAAAGGCAAAGGCTTCGCCCCCGCGGAAGTCGACCCGATCGGTTACCACGCGATCACCAAACTCGAACCGGTCGATGCACCGGCCGCCGCACCGAAAAAGGCCGGCGGGCCGAAGTATTCCGGCGTGTTCGGCGAATGGCTGTGCGACATGGCCGCTTCTGATCCACGCCTGGTCGGTATTACGCCGGCCATGAAGGAAGGCTCCGATCTGGTGGCGTTCAGCGAGCGTTTCCCGCTGCGCTATTTCGACGTAGCGATTGCCGAGCAGCACGCCGTGACCCTCGCGGCCGGCATGGCTTGCGAAGGCGCAAAACCGGTTGTGGCGATTTACTCGACGTTCCTGCAACGTGGCTACGATCAACTGATTCATGACGTCGCGGTGCAAAACCTCGACGTATTGTTCGCCATCGACCGCGCCGGCCTGGTCGGCGAAGACGGCCCGACGCATGCGGGCAGTTTCGATCTGTCGTTCCTGCGCTGCATCCCCGGCATGCTGGTGATGACCCCGAGCGACGAAAACGAGCTGCGCAAAATGCTCACCACCGGCCACCTGTACAACGGCCCGGCGGCGGTGCGCTACCCGCGCGGCAATGGCCCGAACGCGACGATCGAGAAAGACCTGCAACCGATCGAAATCGGCAAAGGCGTGGTTCGCCGCCAGGGCAGCAAAGTCGCCCTGCTGGTGTTTGGCGTGCAACTGGCCGAAGCCTTGAAAGTCGCCGAGACGCTGGATGCCACCGTGGTCGACATGCGTTTCGTCAAACCGCTGGACGAAGAGCTGGTTCGCGAGATTGCCGGCAGCCACGAGTTGCTGGTGACCATCGAAGAGAACGCGATCATGGGCGGTGCCGGTGGCGCCGTCAGCGAATTCCTCGCCCGGGAAAACATCCTCAAGTCGATGCTGCACCTGGGCTTGCCGGACAGCTATGTCGAGCACGCCAAGCCTGCGCAGATGCTGGCGGAGTGCGGGCTGGATGAAGCCGGGATTGAAGCGTCGGTGCGTCAGCGGCTGCAACTGCTGAACATCTGA
- the thiL gene encoding thiamine-phosphate kinase gives MGEFELIRNFFAAAPCAQGGEGVALGIGDDCALLAVPAGEQLAVSTDTLVAGVHFADPCDPFLLGQRSLAVAVSDLAAMGATPVAFTLALTLPSATVDWLEAYARGLSFMAQSCGVALVGGDTTRGPLSLTMTVFGRVPAGKALTRSGAQPGDLLCVGGELGNAAGALPLVLGQRTAEAAVADPLLAHYWSPQPQLALGQALRGKATSALDISDGLLADCGHIALASKVGIQVERDRLPLSKALVAFLGQPGAEHAALSGGDDYVLAFTLPSVELPQMVADGWPIHVVGRVVTGQGVVLLDAAGQDITPQTRGYQHFRETP, from the coding sequence ATGGGCGAGTTTGAGCTGATCCGCAATTTCTTCGCCGCCGCGCCCTGTGCGCAAGGCGGTGAAGGCGTTGCCCTCGGGATCGGCGATGATTGCGCCTTGTTGGCTGTTCCCGCAGGGGAGCAGCTGGCAGTTTCCACCGACACGCTCGTGGCCGGTGTGCATTTCGCAGACCCTTGCGACCCGTTTCTGCTCGGTCAGCGTTCGCTGGCCGTGGCCGTCAGTGACCTGGCTGCCATGGGCGCCACCCCCGTTGCCTTTACCCTTGCCCTGACCTTGCCTTCGGCGACCGTCGATTGGCTGGAAGCGTACGCCCGTGGTTTGAGCTTCATGGCCCAGAGCTGTGGTGTGGCGCTGGTGGGCGGCGATACCACCCGTGGGCCGTTGAGCCTGACCATGACGGTGTTCGGGCGTGTGCCGGCCGGTAAGGCGCTGACCCGTAGCGGCGCGCAGCCGGGTGACCTGCTGTGCGTCGGCGGTGAGCTGGGCAACGCCGCCGGTGCCTTGCCGCTGGTACTCGGTCAGCGAACCGCCGAAGCCGCCGTCGCCGATCCGCTGCTGGCGCATTACTGGTCGCCGCAACCGCAACTCGCGTTGGGTCAGGCATTGCGTGGCAAGGCGACGTCGGCGCTGGACATCTCCGACGGCCTGCTCGCCGACTGCGGGCACATTGCGCTGGCGTCGAAGGTCGGCATTCAAGTTGAACGGGACCGATTGCCGCTGTCGAAGGCTTTAGTGGCCTTCCTCGGTCAACCGGGCGCCGAACACGCGGCCCTGAGCGGCGGAGACGATTACGTGCTGGCCTTCACCTTACCGTCCGTCGAGTTGCCGCAGATGGTGGCAGATGGCTGGCCGATCCATGTGGTCGGGCGTGTGGTGACGGGGCAGGGCGTCGTGCTGCTGGATGCTGCCGGACAAGACATCACCCCGCAAACCCGGGGCTATCAACATTTTCGGGAGACACCGTGA
- a CDS encoding YfaP family protein, translating to MRSFFLCLIGWVCATAACAEPTAELSEPVGGWRYNGLLDRSENPQVAYPTPPIDRGVQRNRTMIQGQLKAIGTQRGPHTLAVNGNPLNLYTDDQGRFARPYAFGAGSNSVEVRSAEGQSLKRVQFYEANNLRTPARIRVVLGWDDPKAELDLHIVTPDGQHAFWARPAMSNGGGLDPDGVDGPGPEMFTMTAPLHGTYLVYVNYWGNFGSGGYNFDETSNQNEVITSQINLVLNENTVDEKRETFIVPLRAIGDLLLVKTFNY from the coding sequence ATGCGTTCATTTTTTCTATGCCTGATAGGCTGGGTCTGCGCGACCGCAGCCTGCGCCGAGCCGACGGCCGAGCTGTCGGAACCGGTGGGCGGCTGGCGCTACAACGGCCTGCTGGACCGCAGCGAAAATCCGCAAGTCGCCTATCCAACGCCGCCGATCGACCGGGGTGTGCAGCGCAATCGCACGATGATCCAGGGCCAGCTCAAGGCCATCGGCACGCAACGCGGGCCGCACACACTGGCGGTCAACGGCAATCCACTGAACCTCTACACCGACGACCAGGGGCGTTTCGCCCGGCCGTATGCGTTCGGCGCCGGTTCCAACAGCGTCGAAGTGCGCAGTGCCGAAGGCCAGTCGCTCAAGCGCGTCCAGTTCTATGAAGCCAATAACCTGCGCACCCCGGCGCGGATTCGCGTGGTGCTGGGTTGGGACGATCCGAAAGCCGAGCTCGACCTGCACATCGTTACCCCCGACGGCCAGCATGCCTTCTGGGCTCGCCCGGCGATGAGTAACGGCGGTGGCCTGGACCCGGATGGCGTCGACGGCCCCGGCCCGGAAATGTTCACCATGACCGCGCCGCTGCATGGCACCTATCTGGTTTACGTGAACTATTGGGGCAACTTCGGCAGCGGCGGCTATAACTTCGATGAGACCAGCAACCAGAACGAGGTGATCACCTCGCAAATCAATCTGGTGCTCAACGAAAACACCGTCGACGAAAAACGCGAGACCTTCATCGTGCCCCTGCGCGCGATCGGTGACCTGCTGCTGGTCAAGACTTTCAACTATTAA
- a CDS encoding substrate-binding periplasmic protein has product MARRWLAVMAFALLASLVQAEEAVTTPSVIHLASEDWDDYTAADGHGLGWDVLREVFEPAGVKLDIRTEPYIRAIGLAQRGEVDACVGGYRDEVSDLLYPRWNYDTDHIYALGLASNPAPTPETLGNYRLAWVRGYDFQNYLPNVNRYNEVVRRTGILSMLTHNRADYYIDALTEVDYVVRRAKDPSQFRRTHIAELPLYLCFANTPKARTLMALFDQRMEVLVKNGRLKPIFERWKQPYPLYSN; this is encoded by the coding sequence ATGGCTCGACGCTGGTTGGCCGTGATGGCTTTTGCACTGTTGGCTTCGCTCGTCCAGGCGGAGGAGGCGGTGACAACGCCATCAGTGATTCATCTGGCCAGCGAAGACTGGGACGACTACACCGCCGCCGATGGCCATGGCCTGGGTTGGGATGTGCTGCGCGAAGTCTTCGAGCCGGCCGGGGTCAAACTGGACATCCGCACCGAACCTTACATTCGCGCCATCGGCCTGGCCCAGCGCGGCGAAGTGGACGCCTGTGTCGGCGGCTATCGCGATGAAGTCAGCGATCTGCTGTATCCGCGCTGGAATTACGACACCGATCACATCTATGCCCTGGGGCTGGCCAGTAATCCGGCGCCGACCCCGGAAACCCTGGGCAATTATCGACTGGCCTGGGTTCGCGGCTACGATTTCCAGAATTACCTGCCCAACGTAAACCGCTATAACGAAGTCGTTCGGCGCACCGGCATTCTTTCGATGCTGACCCACAACCGCGCCGACTACTACATCGACGCGCTGACCGAGGTGGATTACGTGGTCCGCCGGGCCAAGGATCCGTCCCAGTTCCGGCGCACGCACATAGCGGAATTGCCGCTGTACCTGTGCTTTGCCAATACACCCAAGGCGCGGACGTTGATGGCGTTGTTCGACCAAAGAATGGAAGTGCTGGTCAAAAACGGCCGGCTGAAACCGATCTTCGAACGCTGGAAGCAGCCTTATCCGCTGTACTCGAACTGA
- the ispA gene encoding (2E,6E)-farnesyl diphosphate synthase encodes MIAAYSATSQARVNAALETLFNAPSPELARLYEAMRYSVMNGGKRVRPLLAYAACEALGGKAEQANGAACAVELIHAYSLVHDDLPAMDDDDLRRGQPTTHKKFDEACAILAGDGLQSLAFSALLDPRLSSTDAEIRLQMVSALALAAGPAGMVGGQAIDLGSVGLKLDQKALETMHRHKTGALIEVSVKLGALASGRAEKDELKSLQAYAQAIGLAFQVQDDILDVESDTETLGKRQGADIARDKPTYPALLGLDAAKAYALELRDQALHALRPFDAAAEPLRDLARYIVERRS; translated from the coding sequence ATGATCGCAGCGTATTCGGCGACCAGCCAGGCCCGCGTCAATGCGGCACTGGAAACCCTGTTCAACGCGCCAAGCCCCGAGCTCGCGCGGCTTTACGAAGCCATGCGCTACAGCGTGATGAACGGCGGCAAACGCGTTCGTCCATTACTGGCCTACGCCGCGTGCGAAGCGCTGGGCGGCAAAGCCGAGCAAGCCAACGGCGCAGCCTGCGCGGTGGAACTGATTCACGCTTATTCCCTGGTGCACGACGACTTGCCGGCGATGGACGACGACGATCTGCGTCGCGGCCAGCCGACCACTCACAAGAAATTCGATGAAGCCTGCGCGATTCTCGCCGGCGACGGCTTGCAGAGCCTGGCGTTCAGCGCCCTGCTCGACCCGCGTCTGAGCTCCACCGACGCAGAAATCCGTCTGCAAATGGTCAGCGCTCTGGCGTTGGCCGCAGGCCCGGCCGGTATGGTCGGCGGCCAAGCCATCGACCTCGGCTCGGTTGGCTTGAAGCTCGATCAAAAAGCCCTCGAGACCATGCACCGGCACAAGACCGGCGCGCTGATCGAGGTCAGCGTCAAACTCGGCGCCCTGGCCAGCGGCCGTGCCGAAAAGGACGAACTGAAGTCCCTGCAGGCGTATGCACAGGCCATCGGCCTGGCGTTTCAAGTGCAGGACGACATTCTCGACGTCGAAAGTGACACCGAAACCCTCGGCAAACGCCAGGGCGCCGACATCGCTCGCGACAAGCCGACCTACCCGGCCCTGCTCGGCCTCGATGCCGCCAAGGCCTACGCCCTGGAACTGCGCGACCAGGCCCTGCACGCGCTGCGACCGTTTGACGCGGCCGCCGAGCCATTGCGTGATCTGGCCCGTTATATCGTCGAACGCCGCAGCTGA
- a CDS encoding TonB-dependent receptor domain-containing protein, which translates to MKLSPLALTLTLLPSGPLLADTFERDQALKLPDVLISANRQVEARNDSSAANTVFTREDIDRLQPGSVTDLLRRVPGVQVGQTGGRGSLPGIYIRGTKSAQSLVLVDGQRIGNSTSGDSNLQHINIEQVERVEVLRGSRSVIYGSDAIGGVIQIFTRRGAEQGLQPRLHAGFGSNQTWERSVGLSGGDEQTRFNLGASLDETAGINRSHESYPSDGDHDEYRNNSLSLSLSHAFSDDIEIGANLLDNRGKSAFDNPFGRFDSTTFKSVQQQPYNEFTVSSLSSYVDARINDLWKTRVEFGHSENREQSFDKLSDERGVFNTYRDSLNWQNDLTLDARNSLILGGDWYEDRINSSTAFDEDSRWNRAAFIQHRYQADSFSTELGLRRDQNQQFGSQNSWSGTFTLPLNPDNDVLLTYSEGFRAPTFNDLYYPDFSNPNLKPETSKSYELQWRSQLTDISRLEASLYRTDLKDAIIFGSNDRPQNVASARINGFEAALKQELFGWQSALGVAIIDPRDRDSGHTLARRSRRTLSLDLDRQFDRLGLGASWQAVSSSYHDENNQQPLGGYALLGLRSSWELNREIKLELKVDNVLDKDYSRALYSHDGSQFGYREEGQAWMFGVTWTPEI; encoded by the coding sequence ATGAAACTCTCCCCCCTCGCCCTGACGCTGACCCTTCTGCCGTCCGGCCCGCTCCTGGCCGACACTTTCGAACGCGATCAGGCCCTGAAGCTGCCCGACGTGCTGATCAGCGCCAACCGCCAGGTCGAAGCCCGCAACGACAGCAGCGCCGCCAACACCGTATTCACCCGCGAAGACATCGACCGTCTGCAACCGGGCAGCGTCACTGACTTGCTGCGTCGGGTGCCCGGCGTGCAGGTCGGGCAAACCGGCGGGCGCGGCAGCCTGCCGGGGATTTACATCCGGGGGACGAAGTCGGCGCAGAGCCTGGTGCTGGTGGACGGTCAACGCATCGGCAACTCCACGTCCGGCGACAGCAACCTGCAACACATCAACATCGAACAGGTCGAGCGCGTGGAGGTGCTGCGCGGCTCCCGTTCGGTGATTTACGGCAGCGATGCGATTGGCGGGGTGATCCAGATTTTCACCCGCCGTGGCGCCGAACAAGGCCTGCAACCGCGCCTGCATGCGGGTTTCGGCAGCAACCAGACCTGGGAGCGCAGCGTCGGTTTGTCCGGGGGCGATGAGCAAACCCGCTTCAACCTGGGCGCCAGCCTCGATGAAACCGCCGGGATCAATCGCAGCCACGAGTCGTACCCGAGCGATGGCGATCACGATGAGTATCGCAACAACTCGTTGAGCCTGAGCCTGAGTCACGCGTTCAGTGATGACATCGAAATCGGCGCCAACCTGCTGGATAACCGTGGCAAAAGCGCATTCGACAATCCGTTCGGCCGCTTCGATAGCACCACGTTCAAATCGGTCCAGCAGCAGCCCTACAACGAATTCACCGTGAGCAGCCTCAGCAGTTACGTCGATGCGCGCATCAACGACCTGTGGAAAACCCGCGTCGAATTCGGCCACAGCGAAAACCGCGAGCAGTCCTTCGACAAGCTCAGCGACGAACGCGGCGTGTTCAACACTTACCGCGACTCGCTGAACTGGCAGAACGACCTGACGCTCGACGCGCGCAACAGCCTGATCCTCGGCGGCGACTGGTACGAAGACCGCATCAACAGCAGCACCGCGTTCGACGAGGACAGCCGCTGGAACCGCGCGGCGTTTATCCAGCATCGCTATCAGGCGGACAGCTTCTCCACGGAACTGGGCCTGCGCCGCGACCAGAATCAGCAGTTCGGCAGCCAGAACAGCTGGAGCGGCACGTTCACCTTGCCGTTGAACCCGGACAACGATGTGTTGCTGACCTACAGCGAAGGCTTTCGCGCACCGACGTTCAATGACTTGTATTACCCGGACTTCAGTAACCCGAACCTGAAGCCGGAAACCTCGAAAAGCTACGAGCTGCAATGGCGCAGTCAGCTGACCGACATCAGCCGTCTCGAAGCCTCGCTGTATCGCACCGACCTCAAGGACGCGATTATCTTCGGCAGCAACGACCGCCCGCAGAACGTGGCCTCGGCGCGGATCAACGGGTTTGAAGCGGCGTTGAAGCAGGAACTGTTCGGCTGGCAGAGCGCGCTTGGCGTAGCGATCATCGACCCGCGGGATCGTGACAGTGGCCACACCCTGGCGCGTCGCTCACGGCGAACGTTGAGCCTGGATCTGGATCGGCAGTTCGATCGACTGGGGCTCGGCGCCAGTTGGCAAGCGGTGAGCAGTAGTTATCACGATGAGAACAATCAGCAGCCGCTAGGCGGGTATGCACTGCTGGGATTGCGCAGCAGTTGGGAATTGAATCGTGAGATCAAGCTTGAGCTGAAGGTTGATAACGTGCTGGACAAGGATTACAGCCGCGCGTTGTACAGTCATGACGGCAGTCAGTTTGGGTATCGCGAGGAAGGTCAGGCGTGGATGTTTGGGGTGACGTGGACGCCGGAGATCTGA
- a CDS encoding exodeoxyribonuclease VII small subunit, whose protein sequence is MARKKAALDFEQSLADLQTLVERLENGELSLEDSLTAFEQGIGLTRDCQAALAQAEQKVQVLLERDGELAEEPFDADQPE, encoded by the coding sequence ATGGCCCGCAAAAAAGCTGCACTGGATTTCGAACAATCCCTCGCCGACCTGCAAACGCTGGTGGAGCGACTGGAGAACGGCGAATTGTCGCTGGAAGACTCGCTGACGGCTTTCGAGCAGGGCATCGGTCTGACCCGCGATTGCCAGGCAGCACTGGCCCAGGCCGAGCAGAAGGTTCAAGTGCTGCTCGAGCGTGATGGCGAGCTGGCCGAGGAACCCTTCGACGCGGATCAACCAGAATGA
- a CDS encoding MFS transporter, producing MTRGQVRRRLSVNWWQYLALALLPLFVINGVFGQGEALLPVLAMPLFIAGVASMFVSLKFFGGYKHALIATQKSLDTPEEPAAWITLAAKRRAAFIAAGLPAWIGALAVFVGLEAVPLVLLALSTTVLFYLYRIPRQLG from the coding sequence GTGACCCGCGGTCAGGTGCGGCGGCGACTGTCCGTCAACTGGTGGCAATACCTGGCGCTGGCCTTGTTGCCGCTGTTCGTGATCAACGGCGTCTTCGGCCAGGGCGAGGCGCTTTTGCCGGTGTTGGCGATGCCGTTGTTCATCGCCGGTGTGGCCTCGATGTTTGTCAGCCTGAAGTTTTTCGGTGGCTACAAACACGCGCTGATCGCCACCCAGAAATCCCTCGATACCCCTGAAGAGCCTGCCGCCTGGATCACCCTTGCCGCGAAACGCCGTGCAGCGTTTATCGCGGCCGGCCTGCCCGCCTGGATCGGCGCGCTGGCGGTGTTCGTCGGGCTCGAAGCGGTGCCGTTGGTGTTGCTGGCGCTGTCGACCACGGTGCTGTTCTACCTCTACCGTATCCCGCGTCAACTCGGCTGA
- a CDS encoding phosphatidylglycerophosphatase A family protein, whose translation MTDHPKQVPAEFVPPSVWRNPWHFLAFGFGSGTLPKAPGTWGSLVALPFIPLWQMLPDWGYWLMLGITMLFGFWLCGKVADDLRVHDHEGIVWDEMVGMWITLWLVPEGWYWLLAGFVVFRFFDILKPWPIHWIDRHVHGGVGIMLDDVLAGVFAWLAMQGLVWIFA comes from the coding sequence GTGACAGATCATCCCAAACAGGTTCCGGCGGAGTTCGTACCGCCGTCGGTCTGGCGCAATCCATGGCATTTCCTGGCGTTCGGCTTCGGTTCGGGCACCTTGCCAAAGGCACCGGGGACCTGGGGTTCGTTAGTTGCGCTACCCTTTATTCCGTTGTGGCAGATGCTGCCCGACTGGGGTTACTGGCTGATGCTGGGCATCACCATGCTGTTCGGCTTCTGGCTGTGCGGCAAAGTGGCCGACGATTTGCGGGTGCACGACCACGAAGGCATCGTCTGGGACGAAATGGTCGGGATGTGGATCACCCTGTGGCTGGTGCCGGAAGGCTGGTACTGGTTGCTCGCGGGGTTTGTGGTGTTTCGCTTCTTCGACATTCTCAAGCCGTGGCCGATTCACTGGATTGACCGGCACGTGCACGGTGGCGTCGGGATCATGCTCGATGACGTATTGGCCGGGGTGTTCGCGTGGTTGGCGATGCAGGGGCTGGTATGGATTTTCGCCTGA
- the nusB gene encoding transcription antitermination factor NusB, translated as MISDDSDRFNPRDPKPADAGKPSKSVKRREARQLATQALYQWHMAKQSLNEIEAQFRVDNDFSDVDGAYFREILHGVPAQKDKIDAALKPCLDLTIEELDPVELAVLRLSTWELLERVDVPYRVVINEGIELAKVFGSTDGHKFVNGVLDKLAPRLREAEVKAFKR; from the coding sequence GTGATTAGCGACGATAGCGATCGTTTCAACCCGCGCGATCCAAAGCCTGCGGATGCCGGTAAGCCATCGAAAAGCGTCAAGCGTCGCGAAGCCCGTCAGCTCGCGACTCAGGCGCTGTACCAATGGCACATGGCCAAGCAATCGCTGAACGAGATCGAAGCGCAGTTTCGGGTCGATAACGATTTCAGTGATGTCGACGGCGCCTACTTCCGCGAAATCCTTCACGGGGTTCCCGCGCAGAAGGACAAGATCGATGCAGCGCTTAAGCCTTGCCTGGACCTGACCATCGAAGAGCTGGACCCGGTTGAACTGGCGGTATTGCGCCTGTCCACCTGGGAACTGCTCGAGCGCGTCGACGTGCCGTACCGTGTTGTGATCAACGAAGGTATCGAACTGGCGAAAGTCTTCGGTTCCACCGACGGCCACAAATTCGTCAACGGCGTACTCGACAAGCTGGCCCCGCGTCTGCGTGAAGCTGAAGTGAAGGCGTTCAAGCGCTGA